In Chloracidobacterium sp., the following proteins share a genomic window:
- a CDS encoding ABC transporter ATP-binding protein, with amino-acid sequence MDEENGNGKPAPAAGGALIRMENIWKTYQMGTEELHALRDVSFEVERNEYLAIIGPSGSGKSTLMNLIGCLDSPTKGDYWINGNLVSDMTDDELAHIRNKEVGFVFQTFNLLARATALHNVELPLIYAGMRAGERHDKAQAALASVELGDRVMHRPNELSGGQRQRVAIARALVNHPSILLADEPTGALDSKTSIEIMHLFEKLHEEGNTIILVTHEHDIAERAHRVITIMDGRIKSDERIK; translated from the coding sequence ATGGACGAAGAGAACGGCAACGGCAAGCCTGCACCAGCCGCGGGCGGCGCGCTCATTCGGATGGAGAACATCTGGAAGACCTACCAGATGGGCACCGAGGAATTGCACGCGCTTCGCGATGTGTCGTTTGAGGTTGAGCGTAACGAATATCTCGCGATCATCGGCCCGTCCGGCTCGGGCAAATCCACGCTGATGAATTTGATCGGCTGCCTTGATTCGCCGACAAAGGGCGACTACTGGATCAACGGCAATCTTGTCTCCGACATGACCGACGACGAGCTTGCCCACATCCGCAATAAAGAGGTCGGGTTCGTCTTTCAGACATTTAATCTGCTCGCCCGAGCGACCGCTTTGCATAATGTCGAGCTGCCGCTGATCTACGCCGGAATGCGTGCCGGCGAGCGTCACGACAAGGCGCAGGCCGCCCTTGCGTCGGTCGAGCTTGGCGACCGCGTGATGCATCGCCCGAATGAACTCTCGGGCGGCCAGCGCCAACGCGTCGCCATCGCCCGCGCGCTGGTAAATCACCCGTCGATACTGCTTGCCGACGAGCCTACGGGCGCTCTCGACTCAAAAACAAGCATCGAGATCATGCATCTCTTCGAAAAACTCCACGAAGAGGGCAACACGATCATCCTTGTAACGCACGAACACGACATCGCCGAACGCGCCCACCGCGTGATCACCATCATGGACGGCCGGATCAAATCCGACGAACGCATAAAATAA
- a CDS encoding RDD family protein yields MASISSTALSGGREKVVDFSPSDLRASFSLRCAALFLDYILLLAIPILWLLWGRLLSDTSSNAAPGGLVWFLIIVLFLIDLVLLPLLTARTFGKMVTGLTILKFDGSAIDLATIIKRNIVGYFLTCATLGIGFIVAAFNSTGRTLHDMVAGTVVVQARKTQL; encoded by the coding sequence ATGGCGTCAATTTCATCGACGGCACTTTCCGGGGGGCGTGAGAAGGTCGTTGATTTCTCACCGTCAGATCTGCGAGCATCCTTCTCATTACGGTGCGCGGCCCTTTTTCTTGATTATATTCTGCTTCTTGCGATTCCTATTTTATGGTTGTTGTGGGGACGTCTGCTGAGCGATACCTCCTCGAATGCAGCTCCCGGCGGACTCGTGTGGTTCCTGATTATCGTCCTCTTTTTGATAGATCTCGTGCTCTTACCGTTGTTGACCGCCCGCACTTTCGGAAAAATGGTAACGGGCCTGACGATCCTGAAGTTTGACGGCTCGGCAATCGACCTCGCAACGATCATAAAAAGGAATATTGTGGGATATTTCTTAACCTGCGCAACTCTCGGGATCGGTTTTATTGTCGCGGCATTCAATTCAACCGGACGGACTCTTCACGACATGGTTGCAGGAACCGTTGTTGTCCAGGCCCGTAAAACGCAACTATAA
- a CDS encoding efflux RND transporter periplasmic adaptor subunit, with protein sequence MALTRKTKIIGGIVAAALLLIIVFVSILASRSDTPEVTVVKVENRPQLRSSVTASGEVRPIQFMNLTSEVQGRIEEIYVKEGDQVTKGQPLVRLDPNQLQSNTDAQLAAFQGAQDDVRVSQSQVAAAQNNLAQAQQQLNTAQVAVDSARQGVVTAQADVDRAQIELNAANRELNRNQQLLENGVISRQLYDESKDRVENAKASLNTARSNLSARQLGVKDAQTRVAQQQVAVRDSRRAVETANLSVDSSRSRASQQSAVLRGQRNQRDKTLQVAPINGVIAEIPSKVGTFAVAGLSTTALLTIADMSSINVEVKVDETSIDQVEVGQKAKIKVDAFGDKEIIGEVTQKTPLAVGKSQTSGGLSTNINVQEAKEFRVVVELKDLTEEIRSGLRPGMSATAEITTKTVENVIAVPLQAVIEKKPGADGTPTPELNGSAPQPADKPKMITGVYILDGNKAKFVEVETGIIGESDRQIVSGLKEGDEVITGPSRILNTLKDGTAVKKTTKKDGDNSNKS encoded by the coding sequence ATGGCCTTAACCAGAAAGACCAAGATCATCGGAGGCATCGTCGCCGCCGCCTTGTTATTGATCATCGTCTTCGTCAGCATTCTTGCGTCGCGAAGCGATACGCCGGAGGTGACGGTCGTAAAGGTCGAAAATCGCCCTCAACTTCGCTCGAGCGTGACCGCGTCGGGGGAGGTCCGGCCGATCCAGTTCATGAATCTCACCAGCGAGGTGCAGGGCCGCATTGAAGAGATCTACGTCAAAGAAGGCGATCAGGTCACGAAAGGCCAGCCGCTGGTGCGTCTCGATCCAAATCAGCTGCAATCCAATACGGATGCCCAGCTTGCGGCGTTTCAGGGCGCGCAGGATGACGTTCGCGTTTCGCAATCGCAGGTTGCGGCCGCACAGAATAATCTCGCGCAGGCGCAGCAGCAATTGAATACCGCGCAGGTAGCCGTGGATTCCGCCCGCCAGGGTGTTGTAACGGCGCAGGCCGATGTTGACCGTGCCCAGATCGAGCTTAATGCGGCAAATCGCGAATTGAACCGCAACCAGCAGCTGCTTGAGAACGGCGTGATCTCGCGTCAGCTTTACGACGAATCGAAGGACCGTGTCGAGAATGCCAAGGCATCGCTCAATACGGCCCGTTCGAACCTCAGCGCCCGCCAGCTTGGCGTCAAGGACGCGCAGACGCGTGTCGCCCAGCAGCAGGTTGCTGTCCGCGATTCGCGGCGTGCGGTCGAGACGGCGAATCTGAGCGTGGATTCGAGCCGCTCGCGTGCCAGCCAGCAGTCCGCGGTGCTGCGCGGCCAGCGAAATCAGCGCGACAAGACGCTCCAGGTCGCCCCGATCAACGGCGTGATCGCGGAAATACCTTCCAAGGTTGGGACTTTCGCGGTCGCGGGCCTCTCGACGACGGCGCTGTTGACCATTGCGGACATGTCCTCGATCAATGTCGAGGTAAAAGTTGACGAGACGTCGATCGATCAGGTCGAGGTCGGGCAGAAGGCAAAGATCAAGGTCGATGCCTTTGGTGATAAGGAGATCATCGGCGAAGTTACGCAGAAAACGCCTCTAGCGGTCGGTAAATCGCAGACGAGCGGCGGCCTTTCGACAAACATTAACGTTCAGGAAGCAAAGGAATTCCGCGTCGTCGTCGAGCTAAAGGACCTCACCGAAGAGATCCGCAGCGGCCTCAGGCCGGGAATGAGTGCGACCGCCGAGATCACGACGAAAACGGTCGAGAATGTGATCGCCGTGCCGCTGCAGGCCGTGATCGAGAAGAAGCCGGGCGCCGACGGCACACCGACGCCGGAGCTTAACGGCAGTGCCCCGCAGCCCGCGGATAAGCCGAAGATGATCACGGGCGTCTATATCCTTGACGGCAATAAGGCAAAGTTCGTCGAGGTCGAGACGGGCATCATCGGCGAGTCAGATCGGCAGATCGTGAGCGGCCTGAAGGAAGGGGACGAGGTCATCACCGGGCCGAGCCGCATACTGAACACTCTCAAGGACGGCACGGCCGTCAAGAAGACGACCAAGAAGGACGGCGACAACTCGAATAAGTCGTAA
- a CDS encoding protein kinase, producing the protein MASCEKCGVETVDEQHDCAEALSAAPPVDLVSDDMLPPVADCSGEDQEPSATHVVEPDIPSESPATNQSTTGAKGPGLKPLAEGTLLNSRYSIIKKIGGGGMGAVYLAMDNNLGGVERAVKEMVQASIEEDQQIKAIEDFKRESMILSTLDHPAIPTIYDYFYDEDEGRFYLVMKYISGGDLAAKLRTAPGGRIDERTVTEWAAQVADVLTYLHGLPATIVYRDLKPSNLMIDGKTDRIMLIDFGIARSIDQRQEKGVTAVGTMGYAPPELFSGQVEPRSDIYSLGSTMFHLLTGADPQNNPLLIFDFQKNPRPRQINPQLSDQMEWILMRSVEYRAENRFASADEMRRTLMEHLENLAAGTVTYGVSEAPEAVSLANQTVFCGFCGQRIVASDMFCAFCGAKQPIGQQGVHGEVYSSRPASPTAKLLIEGTSELSAPIFSLEKSENLVGRRDPMSNIFPEVDLSRFDPQTKISRRHARIWRDGAAFMVEDLGSSNGTILLGATSDGVRLLPHQPHSLESGDRLRMGDTTLHFVFG; encoded by the coding sequence ATGGCATCCTGTGAAAAATGCGGAGTTGAGACAGTCGACGAGCAGCACGACTGCGCGGAAGCCTTATCGGCCGCTCCGCCGGTCGATCTAGTGTCCGATGACATGCTGCCGCCCGTCGCCGACTGTTCTGGCGAGGACCAAGAGCCCTCTGCCACTCATGTTGTCGAGCCCGACATTCCGTCCGAGTCGCCCGCGACTAATCAATCCACCACGGGTGCCAAAGGCCCGGGACTTAAACCTCTAGCCGAAGGGACCCTGCTGAACTCTCGCTACTCGATCATCAAGAAGATAGGCGGCGGCGGCATGGGCGCCGTCTATCTGGCGATGGACAATAACCTCGGCGGCGTTGAACGCGCCGTTAAGGAGATGGTCCAGGCGAGTATCGAGGAAGACCAGCAGATCAAGGCGATCGAGGATTTTAAGCGCGAGTCGATGATCCTCTCGACGCTCGATCATCCGGCGATACCTACGATCTACGACTATTTCTACGACGAGGATGAGGGCAGATTCTACCTCGTAATGAAATATATTTCCGGGGGCGACCTCGCCGCAAAGCTGCGGACGGCCCCGGGCGGGCGCATCGACGAACGCACTGTTACCGAATGGGCCGCTCAGGTCGCCGACGTTCTGACCTATCTCCACGGGCTCCCGGCGACGATCGTCTATCGCGACCTCAAACCCTCGAATCTAATGATCGACGGCAAGACCGATCGCATAATGCTTATCGATTTCGGGATCGCGAGATCGATCGACCAACGCCAGGAGAAAGGCGTTACCGCCGTCGGCACCATGGGCTATGCGCCGCCCGAACTTTTCTCGGGCCAAGTCGAGCCTCGCTCCGACATATATAGCCTTGGCTCGACGATGTTTCACCTGCTGACCGGAGCCGATCCGCAGAATAATCCCCTGCTGATCTTCGATTTTCAAAAGAATCCGCGCCCGCGTCAGATCAATCCGCAGCTATCAGACCAGATGGAATGGATACTGATGCGCTCTGTGGAGTACCGCGCCGAAAATCGGTTCGCGTCGGCAGACGAGATGCGGCGGACGTTGATGGAACATCTGGAGAACCTTGCAGCAGGAACGGTCACTTATGGCGTCTCCGAAGCGCCTGAGGCGGTCAGCCTTGCCAACCAGACGGTCTTTTGCGGTTTTTGCGGACAGCGGATCGTGGCCAGTGACATGTTCTGTGCTTTCTGCGGCGCAAAACAGCCCATCGGGCAGCAAGGCGTCCATGGCGAGGTCTATTCCTCACGGCCGGCGTCACCGACCGCGAAACTTTTGATCGAAGGCACCAGCGAACTCAGCGCCCCTATTTTCTCACTTGAGAAGTCCGAAAATCTCGTCGGCCGCCGCGACCCCATGTCGAATATCTTCCCTGAGGTCGACCTCTCGCGCTTTGACCCTCAGACCAAGATATCTCGTCGGCATGCCCGAATTTGGCGTGACGGGGCCGCGTTTATGGTCGAAGACCTGGGGTCTTCCAACGGGACAATACTCCTCGGGGCCACGTCTGACGGTGTGCGTCTGCTGCCACATCAGCCACACTCGCTCGAAAGCGGCGACCGGCTGAGGATGGGCGACACTACTCTGCATTTCGTTTTTGGATAG
- a CDS encoding SpoIIE family protein phosphatase, producing MADLLVTHPNGETDRFPISRLRTTIGRSARSDVCIPDAFASRLHAEVRQEGDSFWLHDLGSANGTRYEGAVVATAQPIFNGGEIQIGETKIRFEDGAVRRSISSTLIADTTDQLDPSKTIALSGVRNPTAEILDASITSRADLMGIISKVGVALLSSSGLDETLDQVASLVFEAVPAERVIIMLRDEKAAADMEIKVARLRGKDDPIEEVRLSRAIMTEVMENGKSVLTSDAQHDPRFASQTIVLQGIRSVLAVPLSVDERHIFGLIYADSPTNEATFTSDHLDILTTLASVASIRVENASLLEERMNRERMERELELATEIQQRFQPSGPPSVDGYEFQGISFSCYEIGGDYYDFIERGDGKVLVALGDVSGKGTGAALLMSSLHAAIHAQIAAKSSLDETVVAVNEYLAENTPANRFVTLFIAELDPATGDLRFINAGHNPPVLGRADGTVEQLESGGLPLGIMPFSEYEAGTVSLGKGDALVIYSDGVSEANNLAEEEFGLERLSAVIKANIAASASGIRDKVESALSEFTGTAPANDDITLVIVKRA from the coding sequence ATGGCTGATCTTTTGGTCACACATCCAAACGGCGAGACGGATCGCTTCCCAATTTCCCGGCTGCGAACAACGATAGGCCGTTCGGCTCGAAGCGACGTATGTATCCCGGATGCCTTCGCATCGCGCCTTCACGCCGAAGTGCGACAAGAGGGCGACTCGTTTTGGCTCCACGATCTAGGTTCCGCTAACGGAACACGCTACGAGGGCGCCGTTGTCGCCACCGCGCAGCCCATCTTTAACGGTGGAGAGATCCAGATCGGCGAGACCAAGATCAGATTCGAAGACGGAGCCGTCCGGCGCAGTATCAGTTCAACGCTGATCGCCGATACTACCGACCAGCTCGACCCCTCTAAGACCATTGCCCTTAGCGGTGTTCGCAACCCAACTGCTGAGATACTTGACGCCTCGATCACAAGCCGAGCCGACCTCATGGGCATTATCAGTAAGGTCGGCGTCGCTCTGCTCTCATCGAGCGGCCTTGACGAGACGCTGGATCAAGTCGCATCACTGGTGTTTGAGGCTGTGCCCGCAGAGCGCGTCATCATCATGCTGCGCGACGAGAAGGCCGCTGCCGATATGGAGATCAAGGTGGCCCGCCTCCGTGGCAAGGACGATCCTATCGAGGAAGTGCGGCTCAGCCGGGCGATAATGACCGAGGTGATGGAGAATGGCAAGTCGGTCCTTACGTCCGACGCGCAGCATGATCCGCGTTTCGCCTCGCAGACCATCGTCCTACAGGGCATTCGTTCTGTGCTCGCCGTCCCGCTCAGCGTGGACGAACGCCATATTTTTGGCTTGATCTACGCCGATTCGCCAACGAATGAAGCGACCTTTACGAGTGACCATCTTGATATTCTTACGACGCTCGCTTCGGTAGCGTCGATACGCGTCGAGAATGCCAGCCTTCTTGAGGAGCGGATGAACCGCGAGCGGATGGAGCGCGAACTCGAGCTCGCGACCGAGATCCAGCAGAGGTTTCAGCCGTCGGGCCCACCATCGGTCGATGGCTACGAGTTTCAGGGCATCTCATTCTCCTGCTACGAGATTGGCGGTGACTATTACGATTTTATTGAGCGCGGTGACGGCAAGGTCCTGGTCGCGTTGGGTGATGTCTCCGGTAAAGGCACGGGAGCTGCGTTGCTGATGTCGAGCCTTCACGCAGCGATCCACGCTCAGATCGCGGCCAAGAGTTCGCTGGATGAAACTGTAGTTGCGGTCAACGAGTATCTTGCGGAAAATACGCCTGCGAACCGTTTTGTCACGCTATTCATCGCTGAACTCGACCCCGCAACCGGTGACCTCAGATTCATAAACGCCGGGCACAATCCGCCCGTTCTTGGGCGTGCTGACGGCACGGTAGAACAGCTCGAATCCGGCGGCCTCCCGCTTGGGATCATGCCTTTCTCAGAATACGAGGCAGGAACTGTCTCACTCGGGAAAGGCGATGCGCTGGTGATCTACTCTGATGGTGTATCCGAGGCGAATAACCTTGCCGAGGAGGAATTTGGCCTTGAACGCCTTTCAGCAGTGATCAAGGCAAACATTGCCGCTTCCGCTTCGGGTATCCGCGATAAGGTCGAATCGGCGCTGTCCGAATTTACCGGAACCGCGCCCGCCAATGACGACATCACGCTTGTTATCGTCAAGCGCGCGTAA
- a CDS encoding four helix bundle protein — protein sequence MTVNSYRDLVVWQRAMDLVEACYKIVLEFPPDERYGLSSQLKRAVVSIPANIAEGHGRDGLGEYIHFLGVAQGSLRESETHLLLAGRLGFISKETLDDALRLSEEISRMLGSLMRSLKGRRNQNLTPNT from the coding sequence ATGACGGTGAACAGCTATCGCGATCTGGTTGTCTGGCAGCGGGCCATGGATCTGGTCGAGGCCTGCTACAAGATCGTGTTGGAGTTCCCGCCGGATGAACGATACGGTTTGAGTTCACAGCTAAAACGGGCGGTTGTCTCAATTCCTGCGAATATTGCAGAGGGGCATGGGCGGGACGGACTTGGCGAATACATACATTTTCTTGGAGTCGCTCAAGGATCGCTCCGAGAGAGTGAAACACATTTACTACTCGCCGGGCGCCTGGGCTTTATCTCAAAGGAAACACTGGATGATGCCCTGAGGCTATCAGAGGAGATTAGTCGCATGCTTGGCAGCCTCATGCGAAGTCTCAAGGGGCGGCGTAACCAGAACCTAACACCTAACACCTAG
- a CDS encoding ABC transporter permease, with protein sequence MMLTAGPFYENFKMAIDTLKANKLRSFLTIFGVVVGVVTVMLISSAISGFDLAFRKEIESYGTRSIFLYKFDIGVRTSSPTREERMRKPLTMDDAAALARLPSVELAVPYLDVSSSFFGQKVSVTGKNGKTSSAVQLVGTMPDVERAPGEVLIDGRWFSPGEHEAKTNVCVIGDFVKETYFPYESPIGQTIEIGGLEFRITGLLEKREQLFGGGGGNNDQTNVIYMPMGAALKIKPAAEDLFILAVAREGQLEKAKDDIQDLLRIRRQVAFGEKNNFAMETAASIIDQFRAIMAMTFLFMVVISSVGLMIGGLGVMNIMLVSVTERTREIGIRKAIGARKSDILLQFLIEAATLTGFGGLLGLLIGWALSFVVKIFFPAYVPLWAPLAGFGASVGIGIIFGLFPAWKAARLDPIESLRYE encoded by the coding sequence ATGATGCTGACCGCGGGACCGTTTTACGAAAACTTCAAGATGGCCATTGACACGCTCAAGGCCAATAAGCTGCGCTCGTTTCTCACGATCTTTGGCGTTGTCGTCGGCGTTGTGACCGTTATGCTTATCTCGTCGGCCATCAGCGGCTTTGACCTCGCTTTTCGGAAAGAGATCGAGTCATACGGCACGCGTTCGATCTTTCTTTACAAATTCGATATCGGCGTGCGCACAAGTTCGCCCACCCGCGAAGAGCGTATGCGCAAGCCGCTCACGATGGATGACGCCGCCGCGCTTGCCCGGTTACCTTCCGTTGAACTTGCGGTGCCTTATCTCGATGTTTCTAGCAGCTTTTTTGGCCAGAAAGTGAGCGTTACAGGCAAGAACGGCAAGACGTCAAGTGCCGTCCAGCTTGTCGGCACGATGCCCGACGTCGAGCGCGCTCCGGGCGAAGTGCTGATCGATGGCCGCTGGTTCTCGCCCGGCGAGCACGAGGCCAAGACAAATGTCTGTGTTATCGGTGATTTTGTCAAAGAGACATATTTCCCATACGAATCGCCGATCGGACAGACCATCGAGATCGGCGGGCTTGAATTTCGGATCACTGGATTGCTCGAGAAGCGCGAGCAGCTCTTCGGCGGCGGCGGCGGGAATAACGACCAGACCAACGTCATCTATATGCCGATGGGAGCCGCCCTCAAGATCAAACCGGCGGCCGAGGACCTGTTCATTCTCGCGGTCGCTCGTGAGGGACAATTGGAAAAGGCCAAGGACGACATTCAGGACCTGCTGCGGATACGGCGCCAGGTCGCTTTTGGGGAGAAGAATAATTTTGCGATGGAAACGGCCGCGAGCATTATCGATCAGTTTCGAGCGATCATGGCGATGACGTTCCTCTTTATGGTCGTTATCTCATCGGTCGGCCTCATGATCGGCGGGCTCGGCGTGATGAATATCATGCTCGTCTCCGTGACCGAACGCACTCGCGAGATCGGCATCCGTAAGGCCATCGGCGCGCGCAAGAGCGATATTCTGCTCCAATTCCTGATCGAAGCGGCTACATTGACAGGCTTTGGCGGCCTGCTCGGCCTGCTCATCGGATGGGCGTTGAGCTTCGTCGTAAAGATCTTTTTCCCAGCCTATGTCCCGCTGTGGGCCCCGCTCGCCGGCTTTGGGGCAAGCGTGGGCATCGGGATAATTTTCGGATTGTTCCCCGCGTGGAAAGCCGCTCGGCTCGATCCTATCGAATCACTGCGTTACGAGTGA
- a CDS encoding ABC transporter permease has product MNLTETLKLALSAIWAHKLRSFLTLLGMVIGVTAFMVVLSLLQGFNVYVDEKIAGIGSNSFTVRRFSFEDFKDTDTIAEAQRKKKELTWDELEFLRARATYVDKIGAKALPNSREIKGPNETLRDVRIDGAEPVIGEIEKLDIAEGRYFTEAENDNAMRVCYVGMDVATKLYPRGDAVGSEITIEGIPYRIIGVQTAKGTIFGQPQDNFVQFPIKTYGASFGGLRGSRGLYFVVTARNDKVFDDAVEEVRTLLRTKRKLTFGEKDTFGILTPDAITGLKDRLFGVISMIILIVPSIALVVGAIVIMNIMLVAVTERTKEIGIRKSLGARQGDILRQFLFESGTLAVIGGAVGLSVAYFLGFILSRYILETRITLLSGLFAIVFSGGIGIIAGLMPAWKAARMDPIEALRTE; this is encoded by the coding sequence ATGAATCTGACCGAAACACTCAAACTGGCTCTTTCTGCGATCTGGGCGCACAAGCTGAGGTCGTTTTTGACGCTGCTTGGGATGGTCATCGGCGTGACGGCGTTCATGGTGGTGCTCTCGCTGCTGCAGGGCTTTAACGTTTATGTTGACGAAAAGATCGCGGGCATCGGTTCGAACTCGTTTACCGTCAGGCGTTTCAGCTTTGAGGACTTTAAGGACACCGATACGATTGCCGAGGCCCAGCGAAAGAAGAAGGAGTTGACGTGGGACGAACTTGAGTTTCTGCGCGCACGTGCCACTTATGTCGATAAGATCGGCGCAAAGGCGTTGCCCAACAGCCGCGAGATCAAGGGGCCGAACGAAACGCTCCGCGACGTCCGTATCGACGGGGCCGAACCCGTAATAGGCGAGATCGAGAAGCTCGATATCGCCGAGGGCCGTTATTTTACCGAGGCTGAGAATGACAATGCGATGCGCGTCTGTTATGTCGGCATGGATGTGGCGACAAAGCTCTATCCGCGCGGCGATGCTGTCGGCAGCGAGATCACCATCGAAGGCATTCCGTATCGAATTATCGGCGTGCAGACCGCAAAGGGCACGATATTCGGCCAGCCGCAGGACAATTTTGTCCAGTTTCCGATAAAAACCTACGGCGCGAGCTTCGGCGGCCTGCGCGGCAGCCGCGGACTCTATTTTGTGGTCACAGCGCGGAATGACAAGGTGTTTGACGACGCCGTGGAAGAGGTGAGGACGCTGCTCCGCACAAAGCGTAAGCTGACGTTTGGCGAGAAGGACACCTTCGGCATCCTCACGCCCGACGCCATTACCGGGCTAAAAGACCGTTTGTTTGGCGTGATCTCTATGATAATTCTCATCGTGCCGTCCATCGCCCTCGTCGTCGGCGCGATCGTCATTATGAACATCATGCTCGTCGCCGTCACCGAACGGACAAAGGAGATCGGCATCAGAAAAAGCCTCGGCGCACGTCAGGGCGACATATTGCGTCAATTCTTGTTCGAATCCGGCACGCTCGCCGTCATCGGCGGCGCGGTCGGGCTCTCGGTAGCGTATTTTCTCGGCTTTATTCTGTCGCGCTACATTCTCGAAACGCGTATCACGCTGCTCTCGGGCCTCTTCGCGATCGTCTTTTCGGGCGGCATCGGCATCATCGCCGGCCTCATGCCCGCCTGGAAAGCTGCGCGGATGGACCCGATCGAAGCCCTGCGGACTGAGTAA
- a CDS encoding FHA domain-containing protein, with the protein MKAVKYRDIFEHFGVEDRSTRIVMIVCPRCRTSNLDTSRFCDECGERLAAHFEPIPAAPAYVPPEPEPPVRHDHVTSFGVPEYHTAESISPQTPEAAPPGGPAHSRLVIERGDGPGTEFRLSNDESIIGRWDADNGIFPDVDLDAFDSDAKVSRRHARVIRSGASYMIEDLGSTNGTYVNRGRRLLPGSPQPLADGDEVIVGKTFLRFQIG; encoded by the coding sequence GTGAAAGCGGTAAAATATCGCGATATCTTCGAACATTTCGGTGTCGAAGACCGTTCGACGCGAATAGTAATGATCGTTTGCCCAAGATGCCGGACCTCGAACCTTGACACGTCGCGATTCTGCGACGAATGCGGCGAGCGCCTGGCCGCCCATTTTGAACCTATCCCCGCCGCGCCGGCCTATGTGCCGCCCGAGCCGGAGCCGCCGGTCAGGCACGACCACGTGACGTCCTTCGGCGTTCCGGAGTATCACACTGCGGAAAGCATCAGCCCGCAGACGCCCGAAGCGGCGCCTCCCGGCGGACCTGCTCATTCACGTCTTGTAATCGAACGCGGCGACGGCCCCGGGACCGAGTTCCGCCTCAGCAACGACGAATCCATAATCGGCCGCTGGGATGCGGATAACGGCATCTTTCCGGACGTTGACCTCGATGCGTTCGACTCAGACGCCAAGGTCTCTCGGCGGCACGCACGGGTCATCCGCAGCGGCGCGTCGTATATGATCGAGGACCTGGGTTCGACCAACGGCACTTATGTAAATCGCGGCCGCCGCCTGCTGCCCGGAAGCCCCCAACCGCTGGCCGACGGTGACGAGGTGATCGTCGGGAAGACCTTCCTGAGGTTTCAGATAGGCTGA